The Zestosphaera sp. genome includes a window with the following:
- the glyA gene encoding serine hydroxymethyltransferase: MGLPSELARVVELTRTHNRWRRFECVNLIPSENVMSPLAEVAYMTDMMHRYAEGKPRKRYYQGLTYVDEVELLLMDLMSRLFRVKFVEPRPISGTIANATVFRVLGGPGDKALIAPVQAGAHVSHTRFGTLGALGIEHVEMPFDQEGWNVDVDKAVKMIESVKPAFVTLGGSVYMFPHPTKEIAEAAHAAGVKLVHDVAHVLGLIAGGVWRNPIHEGADVITSSTHKTFPGPQGGVIMTDDEELYKEVSKVVFPWFLSNHHLHRLPAAAVTAVEMMTFGEEYAKQVVRNAVAFAEACVGEGFKVPTEHLGFTKSHMFVIDVRGLGGGARAATLLEQANIIVNKNLLPWDPPEAVKDPSGIRLGTPEMTRFGMREDDFREVAKLMREVLIDGKPPEEVRRKVVEFRKNFTEVKYGFNIPEELEETAAKIPLLL; this comes from the coding sequence TTGGGTCTCCCCAGCGAGTTAGCCCGTGTTGTTGAGTTGACCAGAACCCATAACAGGTGGAGGAGGTTTGAGTGCGTCAACCTGATCCCCTCAGAGAACGTGATGTCCCCACTCGCTGAGGTCGCTTACATGACTGACATGATGCATAGGTATGCTGAGGGGAAGCCCAGGAAGAGGTACTACCAGGGACTGACGTACGTCGATGAAGTGGAGCTCCTCCTTATGGATCTCATGTCCCGACTCTTCAGGGTCAAGTTCGTTGAGCCTAGACCCATAAGTGGGACCATAGCTAACGCCACGGTCTTCAGGGTTCTTGGCGGGCCAGGCGATAAGGCCCTCATAGCCCCTGTTCAGGCAGGCGCCCACGTCTCCCACACGAGATTCGGAACCCTCGGCGCCCTCGGTATTGAACACGTTGAGATGCCTTTCGATCAGGAGGGGTGGAATGTTGACGTGGATAAGGCTGTTAAGATGATTGAGTCCGTTAAGCCCGCTTTCGTGACTCTTGGAGGTTCCGTGTACATGTTCCCCCACCCAACTAAGGAGATCGCAGAGGCAGCTCACGCCGCAGGAGTTAAGCTGGTTCACGACGTAGCCCACGTCCTCGGCCTCATAGCGGGTGGGGTGTGGAGGAACCCAATACATGAGGGCGCTGACGTCATAACGTCCTCAACCCATAAGACGTTTCCAGGGCCTCAGGGCGGCGTGATAATGACTGACGATGAGGAGCTCTATAAGGAGGTTTCGAAGGTCGTCTTCCCGTGGTTCCTCAGCAACCACCACCTCCACAGACTGCCCGCCGCCGCTGTGACCGCCGTTGAGATGATGACGTTCGGGGAGGAGTACGCAAAGCAGGTGGTGAGGAACGCCGTAGCTTTCGCAGAGGCGTGCGTTGGGGAGGGGTTCAAGGTCCCCACCGAACACCTAGGATTCACGAAATCCCACATGTTCGTAATCGATGTGAGGGGACTCGGGGGAGGCGCTAGAGCCGCAACCCTGCTGGAGCAGGCGAACATAATAGTCAATAAGAACCTGCTGCCGTGGGACCCGCCCGAAGCCGTTAAGGACCCATCAGGAATCAGGCTCGGAACCCCTGAGATGACTAGGTTCGGGATGAGGGAGGACGACTTCAGGGAGGTCGCCAAACTCATGCGCGAGGTGCTGATCGACGGGAAGCCCCCTGAGGAGGTCAGGAGGAAGGTAGTAGAGTTCAGGAAGAACTTCACCGAAGTGAAGTACGGCTTCAACATACCTGAAGAGCTTGAGGAGACCGCGGCTAAGATCCCGCTACTCCTCTAG
- a CDS encoding archaellin/type IV pilin N-terminal domain-containing protein has product MKLNKAISPILATVILIAVTLIIAIAVIGWIMGVWGSLGAPSESLSVVSGQIKCVNGGFSQLELTIINKGNADSKISKVEVVGFTTTTAAGTVGKGSSATITVGLSGSGCMLGASYDVKVYTEAGNVYPGRVSATTTPTT; this is encoded by the coding sequence ATGAAGTTAAACAAAGCCATATCACCCATACTAGCAACCGTAATTCTGATCGCCGTAACACTCATAATCGCGATAGCGGTCATAGGGTGGATAATGGGGGTCTGGGGATCGCTCGGAGCACCGTCGGAGAGCCTCTCCGTAGTCAGCGGTCAAATAAAATGCGTAAATGGAGGCTTTTCACAACTTGAGTTGACTATAATAAATAAGGGTAACGCAGATTCAAAAATATCAAAAGTCGAGGTTGTCGGATTCACCACAACTACCGCCGCCGGGACAGTCGGTAAGGGGTCAAGTGCCACTATTACCGTCGGACTCTCCGGCTCAGGATGTATGCTCGGTGCGTCCTACGACGTTAAAGTTTACACAGAAGCTGGTAACGTCTACCCTGGTAGAGTCTCCGCCACGACCACGCCAACGACGTAA